The Delphinus delphis chromosome 2, mDelDel1.2, whole genome shotgun sequence genome segment TACCTTCGGCCCCGACAGGAAGGCCTTGGGGCCTGGCATCTACAGCACCCCAGGGAGCTACGACCCCAGGGCTGTGGCTGTGAAGGAAGAGCCTCGGGGGCCCGAGGGCAGCCGGGGGGCCAGCCGCAGCGGCTACAACCCTCTGCAGTACCAAGTGGCGCACTGTGGGCAGACGGCCATGCACCTGCCCCCGGCCCTGGCAGCACCCAGCCAGCCCTTGCGCGTCCTCAAGGTAAGAGTGGCTCAATTCTCCTCCCCGCCACCCAGGGTCTGGAGGGAGGCCCGTGTGGATGGGGTCTGTGTGTGGTGCTGCTCTGTGAAATCGACCCACCACAAGCCCTCTGTGTTCGCCACCCAGTCGTAACCCCTCTTGGCTTCTCTGCGAATTCACTCCCCCGCCGATCCCCACTGTGTGACCGGAACCAATGTGTCCTGCAGTCCCTGTGACCAGCTGACCTGCTCTGATCTCAGCACGCCCCCTTCCCAGCTTCTCCACTGCCCACCAGCTCCCTCCTCTCGTTTCTGTGTCACCTCCTGCTTCTAGAAGAGGAAATGCCTGCTGATGATAGAACTGGAGACTCAAGATAGATGGAAGGAAATTGTCCTCAGAGAGTGTGGGGACATGAAAGGGAGTTTGGGTCAGAGCAGAGGACACTGTACGTCTGGCAGGGCAGGGCTGTTCTACCGGGGGCCAGGAGCTGGCTCTGAATCCCACATCCCTCTGACGCTCCAAGTGTGCTCTGACCACTGGGATTCCTGCCCCACCTTTGCTCTACTTCCCCACAGCCCTCACTCTTGTccctctgtaccttcccctccaGGCCCCTTTGGCGGCTGCCGCGCCCCCCTGCAGCCCCCTCCTCAAGGCACCCTCACCGGCCGGCGCCTCGCACAAGGGCAAGAAGGCCGTGAACAAAGACAGCCTGGAGTACCGGCTGCGGCGGGAACGGAACAACATCGCGGTGCGCAAGAGCCGCGACAAGGCCAAGAGGCGCATTCTGGAGACGCAGCAGAAGGTGCTAGAGTACATGGCCGAGAATGAGCGTCTGCGCAGCCGCGTGGAGCAGCTGACCCAGGAGCTGGACACCCTTCGCAACCTCTTCCGCCAGATCCCTGAGGCCGCCAACCTCATCAAGGGTGTCGGGGGCTGCAGCTGAGCCCGCCTGGCAGACTGTGGGCACCAGCCCCCGGGGCTCAGCCTGACCCTGGGGACCCTCACCCTAGAGGCCCCACAGGCCGAGTCAGAGACAAAGACCATGGACAAATGGCAGCGGGGGGGCAAGACAAGGAGGAGGGCGGGCCCCAGCATAATGATTCTGTGGCTGAATAAAACTGCACTATGGCACAGTGCTGGGGCTGTAcagtgggcgtgtgtgtgtgtgtgtgtgtgtgtgtgtgtgtgtgtgtgtgtgtgtgagtgagagagagatgggggactCCAAAGGTAGGGAATGCACGAGGCTAGGCCTGCATACCTCTTGATTCCAGGCCCAAATAAACATTCGGGAAATTCAGCAGACAAGCTACCCGCAGCTCTCCCACAGTGCACCGCACAGCCAGGCCCCGTATCTCTCCCtctgctcttctctccctccacccagccCACCCCACAGGACCTGGAGCAGCCTCTGGACACTCCCCTAGCAGAGCTCTGTGGCTCACAGGGAGATCACAGCACCTCCAGTCCCTCCTGCCTGGGCCTGCTGACCCCAGCCCTGTTCTATCTCACCTTGAGGTATAGGTCTGGGAGTTCCTGCCCCAGGAGATCAAGGGAAAATTCCAGATGGCTCTGATGTATTTATGGTCCCTTAGCTCTTGATCCGGGACTCAATCCCTTCTCCACAGTTCCCAAACTTCAGTCTGCCAGACTGACAGACCCCCATGCCTCCAACCCACTCGCTCCCACCCTTGTCCCTCGTTCCCTGGGCCTTCGGTTCCCTAAAGAATCTGAGTGCTTGGGGGACAAATTCGTTGGGAAAGGCCTTGAGACCTGTTCGTATACGAGAAAATCGGTAATGAGGAGGATGACAACGCACCTGTGCAGTGAAACCCCatgtggaaaacagtttttttCATAGAACTCTAGCCTGGGAGCCATAAGAGGGCAGTGCTTGACAGCCTCAGTTTGAATTTCCCTCTgttactttctagctgtgtgacctcgtgCCAGTtacttctctctgtgcctcagtttcctcatctgcaaaatgggagcaGTAGTAATGCTGTACGTTCATAGATAAACAAGGCCTGGCCTACGGTGAGCACAAATACTTGTTATCACTCCCTTTTGCTAGAACTGAAAGGACCTCAGAGATCTCATCTAAACttctcattttgcaggtgaggaaactgaggtctcaGACAGGGAAGGGACTTACCCAGAGTCTTGCAATGGGTTAGAGGCAGAACCAAAATTAGCTCTGTAAAATCGCAGATCTCAAGAGGGGCTGGAAGAGACCTCAAGAGATCATCTGGTAGGCTTTGCCCTCAGACAACAAGATAGTATAGGCCACATTTAATAGATAAAGCAGTTGAGAGCCGAGGGAATAAGAGACGTTCTCCGGAAGCTCACCCAGGTGAGCTTTGCTGTCTCCACACGCACACCTGTCTCTACTTCGCCCTCACACCCTCCCCTCGGAGGCATATGGAACAGTGTGGGGCCAGAGTCAGGGACACGAGACACAAGATGGGCTGGTTAGAGTCTCTCCTAGGCCACCAATGACTTATAGGCCACTGCTGAGAAAGAGTGTTAGACACCAAGGAATAACCttctgagagggagagagactgggTCTGGATCCTCCCGGTCCGCTCTCTCTCCCCGCACCTCCACCTCCCCAGTGTCAGAGCCTTCCCACATTGGGGACATCCGGGGGTACCACGCCTGCCTCACCCAGGACTCAGTCTCTTTCCTGCCTTTGCCCCTGTGTCTCTCAGGCACCATCTCCCCTACATCTGTGCTCTAGATACCCCTGCCCCAGGTCTGGTCTGGGCAGACAGATCTGAACCTCACTAGATGGTTTATTCTACCTGAGTTGGGAAGAAAGAGGCACCTGTCTCTGTGGATGCCTGGGAGAATCCCACACCTTCCTTTCAGCCCAGGGGAATGCGTTGCATAAAGGGGGTTTGTACAGAGCACGGTAAGTGACTCAACCTCCGGATTTCCTCCTCGCAGCTCAAGACCACTGCCCCTGGACTTATTTTCAAGGTTCTGGGTGATGGGACCTGGGTTGCTTCAGCATCAGCCCCAAGCTTCTCTCCCACAGTTCTGAATCGTGTCTCCTCCCAGCCCACAGCACCCAGGGGCTCCTCAGGGCAGGTGTCTGGCACCAGGTCTGGAGAAGATCCACAGCCCCAGCTGAGAGAAGAGAACACCTGGTCCCTGCCTGACGCCGAGCGGCAGGCACACCTCGATCCTCTGTGGCAGATCATATCCCAGGGAAATGACAGGTAGCCGGAAGTCACACTTTTAACCCTGAGGTTTTAACCTGACCTCAACTGGTTTGGGCCAAGGTAacttattcaacaagtatttgctgAGCATCTTTCCTGTGTCAAGCCCTTGCAAGGTGCTGAGAACACTGTGGTGACCAAACTCTCGGCTGAAGGACCCCTCCACCTGTCGTGTTCAGGCAGGGCAGGAGATTGTGGGTGGCAGGAGAAGGAAGTCAGGTGCTTAGCCCCCAActcctagggacaggacaggtagTCTCTGCAGCTGCCCTCACGGCCTGGGGGTGGTGATGGCTCTCTGCTACTGCTGGAGCTTACCACTTCTGCAGCTCTCCCTTAAGCCTGACCATTCACACCTCTATACATTCATGAATTACCCCCTCTGAATATGCCTCTTGGGGAAACCTACTAAACCAGCAGAAAGGGAGGtggctttttgtttgctttgttttgttatatttgtttatttttggctgcgttgtgtcttcactgctacacacgggctttctctggttgcggcgagtgggggctactcttccttgcggtgcacgggcttctcattgcggtggctttcttgttgcggagcacgggctctaggcacgcgggcttcgtagttgtggtacgcgggcttcagtagctgtggcgcacaggcttacttgttccgtggcatgtgggatcctcccggaccagggctcaaacccatgtcccctgcactggtaggtggattcttaaccactgtgccaccagggaagcccagagaggttgttTTAGCTGgggtggtcaaggaaggcttctcggAGGAGATGACATTGAAGTCGAAACCTTAAAAATGTCCAGGAGGAGGCAGATGTGCCAAACTGGGGGAAAGGAGAGCAGAGGGGTGAGCAAATGCCAAGGCCCCGAGGTGTCCTGgtccaaaaaaataaaggaaaccgGGTGAGGCTGGAGAAATGGAAAGCAGGAGGAAGGGTACGCAAGAACACCGCCTCCCTCCCGCCAGGACCGTCTTCATTCCCTCTGCCGGGAGGAGGACCGTCCCTAAGGAGCAGGCTCCCCATGCCACGCCGGGCGGAGATGCCACAGGGTCCACAGGGTCCGCGGGGTCCGGAGGTTGCAGAAAGAAGGCACCCACAGGAAGGGCGGGCAGCCTCACCCCTGCCTGGGGAAGGTTCGAGGCCCAAGGTGGGGTCACGAGAACTTTGGAAAACCAGCAAATCAAGGTCCAAACAGCACACACGTGCGTTCCCTTGGCTTTACGATCCACAGCTCGGGCCCACTTTTCCTTCCTGGGCAAAACAGGGGACTAGCATGAGAGTCCTGAGCTGACAGGATCTCAGGCCCCAGGAAAGCAGAAGAGGAGAAGGTAGGATGTTGGAGATACCGCCAAGAGGGAGGAAGCTGTCCAAGGTGAGCCCGCCAAGGTCAGTCCACGCTGGCAGCTTGGCCTTGTGAAAGTCGCTCCCCCTACTCGGTgcgcacctccccaccccacccccacgggTTGCCACATGCCTGGGCCCCCAGGGCCCCCATCCCAGTGTTGCAAGATCCCGGTTGGGGCTGTGAGGGTGGAAAGGGGCCTCTTCACCTCCACTCCCTACCCTGCCCCAAGCCATGAGGGGACTATGGGATGGAGGGGGCTGTACAGGAGATGCTGAGGCAACAATAGCCAAGGCTGGCCAAGGGCCTGTGCACCTCCTCCAGGCCAGTCGCTTCCTATCACCCCCAGCAGGCAGACCTTTCCTCTCAGGACTCAGCGGGGCTGCACCGCAGTGGAAAGGGTCGGACCTGCACGGGACTCCAGGCTGCCTCTATCAGCTGCTGCTATAAGCAGATCTGGCTTGGCCCCAGAAAAGCTTCCATGAGCAGCTCATTGAGAAGGCCCATCAGAAGTCCCCTGAGACTACCCCATGGGGAAATGATGGGTGTTTTCAGAGGAAAATGGCTGCCCCTGGCCATCAATTCTGACTTCAGGGAGCAGCAGAAGCGTCCTAGGACTTGGGAGAAGGAAGGCTTCCGACTAGGGAGACACCCCCCCTGCAGCGCTGTAACCTCCCCTTCTCTTTTAGAAACATGGATCTGAGCTAGGTAGAGGCAAGCCATACGTAGCAtggatccccccaccccacaagccAAGCTTCACCCCAAAGCCCCAAACT includes the following:
- the CEBPE gene encoding CCAAT/enhancer-binding protein epsilon, producing MSHGTYYECEPRAGQQPLEFSGARVGPGELGDMCEHEASIDLSAYIESGEEQLLSDLFAVKPAPEARGLKGPGTPAFPHYLPPDPRPFAYPPHTFGPDRKALGPGIYSTPGSYDPRAVAVKEEPRGPEGSRGASRSGYNPLQYQVAHCGQTAMHLPPALAAPSQPLRVLKAPLAAAAPPCSPLLKAPSPAGASHKGKKAVNKDSLEYRLRRERNNIAVRKSRDKAKRRILETQQKVLEYMAENERLRSRVEQLTQELDTLRNLFRQIPEAANLIKGVGGCS